One Aegilops tauschii subsp. strangulata cultivar AL8/78 chromosome 2, Aet v6.0, whole genome shotgun sequence genomic window, TAACCCGCAAGGATCCACACGAAATCACTAGTTGAGGAGTATTCGTCGCAAAGATCACTCAAACTTCAAGGTTGCGACAAATGGCGCACATGCAGCGTGCCACTTGTTGCGACCTGCGAGTTTTTCTTTTTTcatagatccgtttattcaaaacggtTTATCTCTCAAAACGTGCGTTCAAATCTCAAACCGCTTtaccattggattcctcgcgtcgagaccTTCAAAGCTAGAttccatgttgataggttttgatgaactttttttcacgaaaaaaccgaaccggaAGCACAGGTTTTTTCTtttttccgaaagaggcacgcccgtgcctctcacgaaatcgcaaccgtgcctctcgcggaatcAAAACCGtaactctcgcgaaagaaaaagaaaaagaagagaaaacgcgtttttttcgtttccggggaggcacggccgtgactctcgcgaaagtacatccgtgcctctcgcgaaagtaAAACCGTAACTCTcacgaaaggaaaaaaacagaaaacgcattTTTTTCCGTTTctgaaaggcacggccgtgactctcgcgaaagcacaaccgtgcctctcgcagaagcaaagcCGTGaatctcgcgaaaggaaaaaaaataaaaaacacatttttttcgtttccgagaggcacgactgtgactctcgcggaagcaaaaccatgactctcgcaaaagaaaaaaaacagaaaacgtgttttttttcgttttcgagaggcgcggccgtgactctcgtgaaagcaaaaccatgcctctcgcggaagcaaaaccgtgactctcgcgaaaaaaaaacgcattttttcgcgcaattttttttgtcaaaaagctaaggaagaccggtggaaaaccaaaacgtgGAAAAAACACGGAAAAAAAACGTTTGAATACCTTAAAATGCGTGCGAAAAAATAAAAACTAATAAAATCCGGAGGGAGCGCCCAGaacgcgacacgtggcgaataGTTGAGAGCGCGCTAAGTGgtgctgatcgttgcgaggctcccgaaggagcgctcgttaactagtggCTCCCATAGTTCCTCCGTGGAATGGACCACGGTGATTGGGCCGTGATACCGGGTGATCCACGTGGACTAAGTGCTAACCAAACAAGGCCTAATGGATATTATGGTGCTCCGCTGAAGCTAGTGGCCTAATGAACATCTTAACAAGTTGATCAGGTTgtctaaaaaaataagttgatcATGACATTTTGTTGGAGCAGCAAAGATGACAAATGGAAGCCACATCACGTTTCTTGAAAGGAGATGACTCAACCAAAAGGTATGGGGGCCTCAGCTTCAAGGATTTTGAGCTCTTTAATTTTGAAATGCTGGCAAGGCAGGCATGGCACCTTTCGCAAAATCCAGATAGTCTTAGTGCCCGTATGCTAAAAAACATATACTACGCGAATGATTCAGTCCTAAATGCTTCTCTTGGTAGTGACCCCAGCAAAATTTGGAGAGCTATTGTCGAAGGGAGAGATACTTTGAGAAAGGGCTTGATCAAACGTATTGGCAATAGCCTAACTACAAGAATTTAGGATGATAATTGGCTACCTTAGAATGAAATGATGAGACGTTACGGTTGCATGAGCGCTAATCCTCCCAACCTTGTCTACGATCTTATTGGTGCCACCTTTGCTATCTGGGATAGACAGAGATTTAACGAGGTATTTATGCCCATGGATGCTAGAGTTATTCTTTGCATACCCCATTGCACCAGGAACATCAATGACTTCTAGAGTTGGATTCATGAGAAGAACGGTAATTTCTCCATTAAATCTGCTTACAGAATGCTTGTATCTACGCGCAAGAGGAGTGAGGCATGGTTGGATAACAGAGCGGGCTCCTCTAGTTCAGCCATAGAGGAAGGATCTTTGAAAAGTTTATGGAATGTTCAGGTGCCAGCTAGGTACGGATGTTTCTACGACGTTTGTCAAAACACTCTATACCAACAAATGATATTAGGGTGCACCAGCATATGATAGACTCGAGCTCTTACAGTCTGTGTGGGTCCTCGGATTCATGGAGGCATTCACTAGTGGATGCACAATGTCAAGATACACATGGGCGTTGGTGGATGAGGATTTGGCTCAAAACCTAGTTACAACAACCGAACCGAATGCAAAACAGTGATTGTTGACACTTAGGGACTCATTATCACATCCTCTATTCGTCAAGCTCTCAGTCACGCTCTGCACTATATGGGTAGCACGTCGCAAGGCCATCCATGAGGATGTCTTTCAGAGCCCCCAATCTATTCATTGTTTCATCAACAGGTTCATCAAGGAGCTAGAGATGATCAAAGAGACCCCGATAGTTTCTATCCCGGGTCAGCCATCTATACTAGTGGGCAAACATTAGTGACCAAAAGCACCACCATTGGGCTATGCAAAAATTCATGTTGATGCAGGATGCCGAAGAGGAGTCGAGGATTCAGCTATGGCCGTGTCCAGAGACAGACAGAGACAAAACCTTCCAGGGAAGCTAGGCTTTGGTTATAGGTATGATCCATCGATCTTGGAGGCCATGTGGTGGAGGCCATCACATGCAGGAAGGCCCTAGCCTTATCAGAGGATCACAACCTTCACCAGTTTGTGGTTGCTTCGGATGCCAAGCAGGTCATAGGTGAATCTGCAATGATAACCGTGGTAGTAATGGAGTCATTATCATTGAGATTAATGTGAGGCATCGCTTTTTAGTTGTAATTTATTTTAGAAGGTCGTGTTATCAATGTTGAAGCACATAGTTCAGCTAAATTTGTTTTGTCTTTAGATCTGGGACGTCACGTCTGATTTGTCCAATCCCACGACCAAAACTGCACCCCACATTCTCAATTTCGATGAATAAAGCTTGGTTTACCCTTAAAAAAAGTCGGGTTAGCTGCCATTGTTTCGACAATCTGGAAATCCCCAAAAAATTGCGTGCTTCCGATGCGTCTATGCAGACGATCCTTGCCTTACTGATTCATTTTGCCCGCAACGGGATCGGGCTCGTGGGCTCAATTGCAgaaggaaaaggaaaagaagTTATCTAGCACGGATCCAAGGTGGCAGGAGAGGTATTTCGCAGAGCTAATGGATGGACATAGACAGGGAGACACATTAGGTGAAGGAAACATGGGAGCCTTTCCTTCTGTTTTTGTCTTCGCTGTTATCTTATCTGCTCATGTTTATGCTTGATAGTCTGTTGTAAACTATGTTCTGGTAAGACTTTGTATAAGCATCAAACGGATTCCTTGATGAACCTATCAAAAACACTCGGTAATACAGTATTTTTCTGGGAATCATTACATGGATCACAGGATCAGTTCGATAAGCGATTACATGCTGTACGGGTAGCAGTGGGAGTATGTCCCTGCCGGCCAGGAGTAGTATCCGGGATACCACTGCTGCGGGCACGAAGCCTCGCCGGTCTCCGATGCCGGCTTCGGCTTCGGCTCGGCGACGACCGCCTCCACCGTGAGGAGGTCCGCGTTCCCGATCTTCTTCCGCAGGCAGGCCGTGAGGTTGGCGGCGTCCACCCCGTCGCCGACCACCGCCAGCTGGTCCCTGTCATCGCCTTGTATCTCCACACGCTCCACTCCTACACAATCAAGTTCCAGTTAGTTGGAAACCTGATCGTATATCAAGGATATGACCCCGGTAATGTGAACTGCAACTCACCGTGTACCGAGGCGACCAACCCCATTGCCTTGGATCGGCATTTGTCGCACGTCATTTGCACCCTGATCACCATCTTTTGCTGAAAGCAGAAGGAGAGCATTCCATTTTCAGTAACAATCAGGAGAGGAGAGCAACAGGGGGGTTTCAGCAACAGAAATTCAGAAAAGTGTAGTCACCTTCATGTTGCTCCTCTGCTACAGACAATACCGCGACACTGATGCAGTGCGAGCCCGCAGACAGAAGAATTCAGAGAGATAGGCTGAATATTTGTAGCAGGTAGCCTCTGTAAGTAAGCCTGACAGGCCAAAGATGGAGACAAGAATGAGTTCAGAGTCTCTCCTGATCCTCCGACTTATATAGTGCCTCGCCGGGGAATGTACTTCGAGAGAGTATGGACGGCTTAATCTAGCCCCAACCCACACAAGCGCGTAGATCAAGACTTGACCCCGCGGGGCTGCCTTGGTTGCTGCGCCTTCGGAAACCGCGTTTCATCTCTCGCCGGAGACGTCGATACTTTGGCGTCTGTTATTTATTCCTTTGGCGCCATGTTACCGCCGGATTGCTGCATCTCCGTGTTCCTCTTGACATGTTACTCTGTTTCTCTTTTCTGAAggttttttgttttgtttgaCTGACTAGCGTACTAGTAGTACCCCGACAGTCTTGCTCTGTTTGTACAAGCACGACTGCGCATGTGTAAAGTACGTGAATTAGCAAGACAGACTATAGACTAGAAAGGTTACAATGGTTATGAAACTACATGGATTTGGACAGACATTTTGGACAGTTAATTTGTCCGGACGCCCTTTTAGTTCTGCGGTAGATGTGAAGCTCGAGCAACACTGATTATGTATGAGTATGAGATTTCAATGATTAACTAACGCAAAGTATATATGCAACTAACGGTTACCTTTTGAGACGCCATAAGACGCACTATCACCGTCCTGCACGGTAATTCCCGGGAAATTGTGGAAAGCACTGAAATCTTGCTTAGTGCTCTGATCACTTCCTTTTTACCTTTGTTTTTTGCCACACGTTGCATGATATGTGTTGAATATATGGTTTGTGCATGTATATTGTATAGCCTGGTCCACCTCCTAGTCTttgtatagttgaggttgtgGCCCACCTTGTACTCCATATATACGTGCGCTATGCACGATCAATACATCGTGAAGCATTGACAAAACTCTTGTCTCCAACATGGTATCATACCTAAGATCCTAATCCTAACCTGTGTGCCGCCGCCGCGAtccccatcgccgccgccgccgccgccacccaccaccgccgccaccaccacccgccaccgtcgccgccgcgaCCGCCGCCCCCGtgtgcgccgccgcccccgcttCCGCCTCCACCCTACCGCGCCCCCACCCGGCCGCGCCTCCACCCCTCGGCCGCGCCGCTTCCCCGCGAGACGCCGCCAACCCCATCCCCCCATGGCCTCCCCCGGCTCCTTCGGCACCACCCGCAGCCGCCGCACCAACCCGTTTGAAGGTCCCGATCCCGTCGTCATCCGCGACCTCAACATCCTCGCCCGGGTTCCCGTCGTCCTCGACCACCTCACCTCCACGTACTATGCATGGAAGACGTACTTCGCCCTCGTGTTCCGGGAGTACAACATCCAGGATCACATCGATGGCTCCGTGGACTCCCGCTTCATGGAGGACGATGAGGAGTGGATGTCCATCGACGCCACTCTCATCCGTTGGTTCTACACCACCATCTCGAAGGACCTCTTCCACACGGTGGTCTCCGCCGACGATGATGCTCACGCCGTTTGGACCAAGCTCAATGGCCTCTTCACCGACAACGCGCTCCAACGCAAGGTTTTCTTGCACGGCGAGTTTTTTGGGTGCCAGCAGCTCGACACGTCTGTTGATGATTACTGCATGCGCCTCAAGAAGCTTGTTGACGAGCTCCGTGATCTTGGTGAGAAGGTCTCCGACGAGCTCCTCCTCAGCACCCTCATCGCCGGCCTGAACGACGATTTTGGGAACGCCGCCTCCAACATCCCCCTCATCACCAACCCGATGTTCCCGAAGATCGTTGCGTACCTGAAGTTGGAGGAGCGGAGGATGCGGATGTCACACACCCGGGCCACCCACACCGCCCTCACCGCCGGTACCCGCGGCGGTGCGCCGCCCACAGCCCCGCCGAGGCCCGTCCCGGGTCCCTtcccagcgccgccgccgcccgggttCCCGTACCCGCAGCAGCCGCCGGCCCCACCGCAGCCCCCCGCCGAGCAGCAGTAGCAGCGCCGCGGGGGCCGCCGTGGCCGAGGCGGCCGCAAGCCGCAACAGCAGCAGCCGGTTGCGCCCGGCGGGGCGCCgcgccaccaccaccagcagCTCCCACCGGCGCCCTGGCAGGCCGGCCAGAACCCCTAGATCGGGGTTGCGTACTCCATGCCTATACCGCGTGCCCCCGTTTCGGGCCTCTTCGGCGCCCGCCCGGCCGCTCATCAGGCGCTTCATGCGGCCCCTCAGCCATACCCGCCCGTGCCGCTCTACGGCCCCTCCGCGGCCTACGGGCTGCCCTCGGCCGGTCGGTTCGTGGCGCCACCGCCTCAGTCGGCGCCGTCCGCCCCGGCTCTTCCGCCGGCACCTTGGGACCCCACGCTCCTAGCGGCCCTCCACACTGCCCCCACGCCGCAGCAGTACACTGGCGGTGGCGACTGGTATATGGACACCGGAGCCACGGCTCATATGGCCGCCAACCCCGGTAACCTTCTTGCCGCTCACCCTGTTCACACCGCTGCTCGCATTACCGTGGGTGACTGTTCTTCCATGCCTATTACTCATGTCGGCCATGCTGCTTTTCCTTCTAACTCCATGCCGTTATATCTTTCTAACGTACTTGTCTCTCCTGACATCATTAAAAATCTTGTTTCCGTTCGTTCTCTTACACATGCAAATCCTGTTACCGTTGAATTTGACATGTTTGGCTTTTCTGTTAAGGATGCCTGTACCCGGATGGTGCTCCACCGATGTGACAGCCCCTACGAGCTCTACCCGGTCCACTCATTCACTTCCTCTGCTGCTGCACCCATGGCGCTTTCCGCCGGAGTGGACCTTTGGCACGCCCGTCTCGGTCATCCCAACACCGCCACCCTTCGTCATATTCTTCGGAGTTTTTCATTCACGTGTAATAAGATGGACGATCACACTTGTCATGCTTGTCGTCTCGGCAAACATGTTCGTCTTCCTTTTAGCAATTCCTCGCATGTCGCATCATACCCGTTTGAGTTAattcatagtgatgtttggacctCTCCTGTTGCAAGTAACACGGGCTATCTTTATTATCTTGTCATACTTGATGATTTTTCGCACTATGTGTGGACCTTCCCGTTGCGGCGAAAGTCGGACTCTGTTGCCACTCTCACCGCTTTCTACTCCTATGTCTCCTCGCAGTTTGGACGTCCCATTCATGCGTTGCAAACAGACAACGGGAAGGAGTTTGATAACCTTGCGATCCGCAACCTTCTCGCCACACACGGCACGATCTTTCGTCTCACTTGCCCGTACACTTCGCAACAAAATGGCCGCGCTGAGCGCGTGCTTCGCACTCTTAACGACTGCGTTCGCACCCTCCTCTTTCACGCCAACGTGCCACCACGTTTTTGGCCCGACGCACTCGCCACCGCATCACTACTCATCAACATTCGTCCTTGTCGCACTCGCGGGAACTTTGCACCTCATCACCTCTTGTTTGGCACGCCACCTTCCTATGCCGAGCTCCGTATTTTCGGTTGTCTGTGCTATCCCAGCATCGCTTCCACTACCCCTCACAAGCTCGCACCTCGGTCTGTGGCCTGCATCTTTCTCGGCTATCCCCCCAACACCAAAGGCTACCGCTGCTATGATCCTATCTCACATCGGGTGATCACTTCACGACATGTTTACTTTGATGAGATGGTTTTTCCGTTTCAGCAGGTACCTTCGGATGTTACGGCTTTGCCCGCTCCCGGTGACGGCCGCCCACGTGCTTCTCTTGGGCCGCCTCCCGGCTTTGAGGgtgccacccccccccccccccgcgccatGGGTCGAGTTTCTCCCCGGTTGGCTGCCCTGGGGCTGCACCTTCCTCGGCGCCCGCGACGCCCTTGACGTCCCCGACCACGCCGTCGGCCGCCGCCTcacccgccgcctcgccggcggCCTCACCCGTCGCCTCGCCGGCGGCCTCGCCCGCGGCCTCGGAGTAGGCGGGCTCTTCCTCGTCGTCACCCGTCTCCGCTCCGGACCCGCTGCCCCGTCCGATGACTCACTCTCGGGCTGGCACCCTCCGCCCGAGCACACGGTACCCCAGCGATGAGTACCTTCTCGCTGCTTCCGTCTCTGAGCCGTCCCCTCTCCCATCGTCAGCTCGAGCCGCCCTTTGGGATCCTCATTGGCTCGCTGCGATGCAGGAAGAGTTCGACGCGCTCCAGCGGAATCGTACCTGGCAGCTCGTCCCTCGGCCGCCCCGTGCCAACATCATCACGGGCAAGTGGGTCTTTCGGCACAAGACTCGTCCGAACGGTACTCTCGAGCGCTATAAAGCTCGCTGGGTGGTTCGGGGCTTTCGACAACGCGCgggcgtggacttcaccgacacaTTTGCCCCGGTTGTTAAACCGGGCACGATCCGCGCCGTGCTCTAGCTAGCCGTATCTCGCGCTTGGCCTGTCCATCAGTTGGATGTGTCCAACGCCTTGTTGCATGGTCACCTCGCTGAGCAGGTGTTCTGTGAGCAGCCCACCGGCTTCGTCGACGCCACGCATCCAGATCATGTGTGTTTGCTCTCTCGTTCTCTTTACGGGTTGAAGCAGGCACCTCGGGCCTGGTACCAGCGCATCGCCGCCTTCCTGCAGACGCTCGGATTTACATCGACTCGCTCCGATGCGTCCCTCTTCGTGTATCATCACGGAGTTGACACGGCCTACTTGCTGCTGTACGTCGATGACATCATTCTGACAGCATCCAATGTCGCGCTCCTCCAGCGGCTCACTGCTCGTCTTCGCGATGAGTTTGCCCTGAAGGACTTGGGTCCCCTGCATTACTTCCTTGGCATTGAGGTGGTTCGATGGCCAGATGGGTTCTTCCTGCACCAGCAGCGCTACGCCCATGAGCTTCTCGATCGAGCTGGCATGCTTAATTGCAAGCCCGCTCCTACGCCCGTCGACACCAAGGCCAAGGTTTCCGCTTTGGAGGGTTCGCCTGCATCTGATGCGGCCTTCTACCGCTCCATTGTGGGTGCTTTGCAGTACCTGACCCTGACGCGCCCCGACTTGCAGTATGCTGTTCAGCAGGTCTGTCTCCACATGCATGCTCCGCGTGACTCCCACTGGACTCTGGTGAAGCATATCCTCCGATACATACGCGGCACCCAGTCTTTGGGACTTACGCTGacggcctccgcctccaccgatCTCGTTGCCTATTATGATGCGGACTGGGCCGGCTGCCCGGACACACGGCGCTCCACCTCGGGGTACTATGTCTACCTTGGGCCGTCCCTGATCTCTTGGTCCTCCAAGCGACAGCCCACTGTGTCCCGCTCGAGTGCCGAGGCTGAGTATCGAGCAGTGGCTAACGCTGTTGCTGAATGCTCTTGGCTCCGTCAGCTGCTTCAGGAGTTGCTTTGTGATGTTCACAAGGCCACGCTcgtctactgcgacaacgtctccgccgtctacctctccgccaacccggTCCATCATCATGGaacgaagcatattgagctcgaTATACACTTCGTTCGTGAGCAGGTGGCTCTTGGGCGCATCCGGGTCCTCCACGTCCCGACGGCGCAGCAGTTCGCCGACGTCATGACGAAAGGATTGCCTACTTCTGTTTTTGAGGAGTTCAGGTCCAGTCTTTGCGTCTCTGGCGACGTTCGACTGCGGGTGGTGTTGAATATATGGTTTGTGCATGTATATTGTATAGCCTGGCCCACCTCCTAGTCTttgtatagttgaggttgtggcctgatacgtccattttgcatcatgcttttatatcgatatttattgcattatgggctgttattacacattatgtcacaatacttatgcctattctctcttattttacaaggtttacataaggagggagaatgccggcagctggaattctggggctggaaaaggagcaaatattagagacctattctgcacaactccaaaagtcctgaaactccacgaaagttatttttggaaataataaaaaatactgagcggaagaaataccagagggggcccacaccctggccacgagggtggggggcgccctacccccctaggcgcgtccccctgcctcgtgggccccctgttggccctccggtgcccatcttctgctatatgaagtctttcgtccgaagaaaaatcaaaagcaagctttcgggacgagactccgccgccacgaggcggaaccttggcggaaccaatctagggctccggtagagctgttctgccggggacacttccctccgggagggggaaatcatcaccatcgtcatcaccaacgctcctctcatcgggagagggcaatctccatcaacatcttcaccagcaccatctcctctcaaaccctagttcatctcttgtatccaattcttatctctaagtctgggattggtacctgtaggttgctagtagtgttgattactccttgtagttgatgctagttggtttatttggtggaagatcatatgttcagatcctatatgcatattaatactcctctgattatgaac contains:
- the LOC141041085 gene encoding uncharacterized protein, with amino-acid sequence MASPGSFGTTRSRRTNPFEGPDPVVIRDLNILARVPVVLDHLTSTYYAWKTYFALVFREYNIQDHIDGSVDSRFMEDDEEWMSIDATLIRWFYTTISKDLFHTVVSADDDAHAVWTKLNGLFTDNALQRKVFLHGEFFGCQQLDTSVDDYCMRLKKLVDELRDLGEKVSDELLLSTLIAGLNDDFGNAASNIPLITNPMFPKIVAYLKLEERRMRMSHTRATHTALTAGTRGGAPPTAPPRPVPGPFPAPPPPGFPYPQQPPAPPQPPAEQQ
- the LOC109734202 gene encoding heavy metal-associated isoprenylated plant protein 46 — protein: MKQKMVIRVQMTCDKCRSKAMGLVASVHGVERVEIQGDDRDQLAVVGDGVDAANLTACLRKKIGNADLLTVEAVVAEPKPKPASETGEASCPQQWYPGYYSWPAGTYSHCYPYSM